Below is a genomic region from Triticum dicoccoides isolate Atlit2015 ecotype Zavitan chromosome 5A, WEW_v2.0, whole genome shotgun sequence.
CTCTCAAGATTACCAAGGCCTCCTAAgggagaaggatccccatcatagggtcAATAATACCTCCTATGGGAGGAGAATCTCTTGAGACCATCAAGCCCCATCTCCATACGATTTGGGAAGAACAACCCTTGCTTCTCTTTTCCCTTGTTCACCTTATATTCTTGTGGACCTCATGTGTTTGCATATCTAGTGGACGTGTGATTTGGACTTCCGTCTGAGTGTCCCCTCTTGTGATTTGTGTGTTCCTCTTGATTTCCCCTCCAAGTTGTGAAAGACCAGGCCACCTAGGTTCCTACGCTACATCACTGCTTGCATACCATCATTCCAAATAAGCACAAAGGTATTTCTGTCTTTGATGAAATACAATTGACCATACTGGAACTTTTTAGTGAtattgatatggacatcatcataatgagaggtTGGAGCGCATGGACAGAAAGGAGAGATAGATCTTCAGAAATGCTACTCAGAATATCAGTTGCATGTATCGCCTCAAAGAAGATGTGAAGTTATCtcgtcttagagcatctccaagctTGTCTATATGGATGTCTATACTCGTTTTCTACGACGTGAGCCCAAAACAGACGTCCAACAGCTTGTCTATATGGTCGTCCAAATATACACATCCTTTAAATCGACCTCAACAATGTCCATGCCTGGACAATGTGAAGGCGTTGTCTAAACTCAGCTGCAGTCATGATTTCTTCCTCTCCCCAGCgacggcccacctgtcatggtccctgtatatagacgttctgatgcaaaactggacgtgtatatgagggaatctttttagaccattgtctatatgaatatataaacattcaaatatacacatgctattggagatgctcttagattgAAACATCCCAAGGCAACTCATATTCACACTTGGACTTCAACTAACTTAAATCAGCTTTGATTATTACCACAGTGCGTTGGCCAAGAGAGGAGACTGGGTAATTGTATTTTTTACTCCTTTTtacttttatatttattttttatttgtaaATATTTCTTATTTTGTCTACAGTTCAGGGCATAAAAAATAAACATTTAGCAAACACAAAAACAAACATGGTTCTTATAATCCAAGTATCCCTAGCGGAAGGCAGACACACGAACCCCAGAAAAAAGGATCAACAGAGCAAAATCACCTCATCCACATGCGGAGGAGGAGCCTCTCGCCAGTCGCGCCACCTCACAATGTCCCCTAAACCTCTTCCGAGTTATCCTATGGCAGAGACAGACAAATCCTATCCTCTTCCCTCACACACTACACCATTCACATCTTTTTCCCTCTCCTCTCTGGCGTACTGGCACAGGAACCTGCTTCTTTTTTCTCTTTGTTTCTCCCTCCGTCTCCGTGACCAGCAATGGCCTTGGAGACATGCCTCAGAGGCTGGGCCCTGCACGCGCCCCAGGCTGGCATCAGGGAACGGCTTAGCAGTGGAAGCTACGCGCCATCCCGGCCAAggaccgccgcccccgccgtcgtctCGCCGTCCCCATACAAGTCCGCTCTGGTGGCGGCACGGCGGCCGTCTCGCTTCGTCTGCAAGTGCAAGAACGTCGTCGACGAAGGTACATCGCTGCCCTTACCCCTCTCTCTAGGCTCGGTGAACAATAAAGGAGCAGATGCTGAGAATAGTCTTAATAATGGCGCATGCAGTGATTGTGGCTGACGAGAAGAATTGGGATAACATGGTGATCGCGTGCGAGTCGCCGGTGCTGGTG
It encodes:
- the LOC119300724 gene encoding thioredoxin M-type, chloroplastic-like → MALETCLRGWALHAPQAGIRERLSSGSYAPSRPRTAAPAVVSPSPYKSALVAARRPSRFVCKCKNVVDEVIVADEKNWDNMVIACESPVLVEFWAPWCGPCRMIAPVIDELAKDYVGKIKCCKVNTDDCPNIASTYGIRSIPTVLMFKDGEKKESVIGAVPKTTLCTIIDKYIGS